From Leifsonia sp. fls2-241-R2A-40a, one genomic window encodes:
- a CDS encoding DUF1707 domain-containing protein, with protein sequence MTDITDPSGASLRLSNDERERAVAALQSHAGQGRLTDQEVQTRTSAARAAVTRGDLAPLFADLPGGLHLDAPHAASAPGQPAASQPIQQGQPAQEQPQYAQYPQAYPQGAYAQQPSGREPSSRWGLLAVSIIPFVSLILFFITGFAWGYQYSWLWFLLIPLVGAITYGTDGARRR encoded by the coding sequence ATGACCGACATCACGGACCCCTCGGGTGCCTCGCTGCGCCTCAGCAACGACGAGCGGGAGCGCGCGGTCGCCGCACTCCAGTCGCACGCCGGGCAGGGGCGGCTCACCGACCAGGAGGTGCAGACCCGGACGTCGGCGGCGCGGGCGGCCGTGACCCGCGGCGACCTCGCGCCGCTGTTCGCGGACCTTCCGGGCGGCCTCCACCTCGATGCGCCGCACGCGGCGTCCGCTCCGGGACAGCCGGCGGCCTCGCAGCCGATTCAGCAGGGGCAGCCCGCGCAGGAGCAGCCGCAGTATGCGCAGTACCCCCAGGCCTACCCGCAGGGAGCGTATGCGCAGCAGCCGTCGGGTCGCGAGCCGTCCAGCCGCTGGGGACTCCTCGCGGTCTCGATCATCCCGTTCGTGTCGCTCATCCTGTTCTTCATCACCGGATTCGCGTGGGGCTACCAGTACAGCTGGCTGTGGTTCCTGCTGATCCCACTCGTGGGCGCGATCACCTACGGCACGGACGGCGCCCGCCGCAGATAG
- a CDS encoding ABC transporter permease gives MTALGTPPSAPAAPASAPARLGLGTRLARAPWGLYLAIAFAVLLLIAVVAPQALTTHLPTAIDYQAALQPPSLAHPFGTDESGRDLYTRVVWGARDSLTIGLGAAAVSVGLALILGTLAALGVKPVAVVIDRFVEIMFAFPALLLALLLIAIAGPSAATQVFAVGIGTAPGYARMIRGQILGARDSGYVEAATALGHSRWRIVRAHILPNALRPLVAVFALSIGQSIVWASSLSFLGLGVAPPASEWGALLDAGRQYLTTAWWLVVIPGLVIVSVALAATTIGRHIQARLEKGERS, from the coding sequence ATGACCGCGCTCGGAACCCCTCCCTCGGCGCCGGCCGCGCCGGCCTCCGCGCCCGCCCGCCTGGGGCTGGGCACCCGTCTGGCCCGAGCGCCGTGGGGTCTCTACCTCGCCATCGCCTTCGCCGTGCTGCTGCTCATCGCCGTCGTGGCCCCGCAGGCGCTCACCACACACCTGCCGACCGCCATCGACTACCAGGCGGCGCTGCAGCCGCCGAGCCTCGCGCATCCCTTCGGCACCGACGAGTCGGGCCGCGACCTGTACACGCGCGTCGTCTGGGGAGCCCGCGACTCGCTCACGATCGGACTCGGCGCGGCGGCCGTCAGTGTCGGCCTCGCGCTGATCCTCGGAACTCTGGCGGCGCTCGGCGTGAAGCCGGTCGCCGTGGTGATCGACCGCTTCGTCGAGATCATGTTCGCCTTCCCCGCCCTGCTCCTCGCACTGCTGCTGATCGCCATCGCCGGGCCGAGCGCGGCGACGCAGGTCTTCGCGGTCGGGATCGGGACGGCGCCCGGGTACGCCCGGATGATCCGCGGGCAGATCCTGGGTGCGCGCGACTCCGGGTACGTCGAGGCGGCGACCGCCCTCGGACACTCGCGCTGGCGCATCGTGCGGGCGCACATCCTGCCGAACGCGCTGCGTCCGCTGGTCGCGGTGTTCGCGCTGTCGATCGGGCAGTCCATCGTCTGGGCCTCGAGCCTGTCGTTCCTCGGGCTCGGCGTCGCCCCGCCCGCATCCGAATGGGGCGCCCTGCTGGATGCGGGGCGCCAGTACCTGACGACGGCGTGGTGGCTCGTCGTCATCCCGGGCCTGGTGATCGTGTCGGTGGCGCTCGCCGCGACCACCATCGGCCGGCACATCCAGGCCCGCCTGGAGAAGGGAGAACGGTCATGA
- a CDS encoding glycoside hydrolase family 3 N-terminal domain-containing protein, which yields MTSILTDIGTESTKEALPYQDPTLTTAERVRDLLGRMTLEEKVGQMLQLDARDDLHDHVLRRHVGSILHTSPERIVEANRLTAQTRLRIPLLVGEDCIHGHSFWPGATIYPTQLGMAASWDVELIERVARASAEEVAVTGVHWTFSPVLCIARDLRWGRISETFGEDPFLIGELASAMVRGYQGDGLDDPTAILATAKHFAGYSETQGGRDASEADISRRKLRSWFLPPFERVAREGCRTFMLGYQSTDGVPITVNDWLLSEVLRGEWGYTGTLITDWDNVGRMVWEQKVQPDYAHAAAAAVRAGNDMVMTTPHFYEGALEAVARGMLAEDAFDAAVGRILTLKFDLGLFEDPRLPSAELDAVVGSAAHAEVNLEVARRSIVLLENDGTLPLTSPGLEIALVGPLADDAQTQLGDWAGGSGQAGWLDGQPREMITTVLDGLRAIDGWNVRHARGADILTLEDDPRGATFPDGQPRPSVVVPSPVDQRLIDEAVAAAEASDVVVAVVGDRIELVGEGRSTATLELIGGQIALLDAVIATGKPVVVVLLASKPLVLPPSVARAAAVLWVANPGMLGGQAIAEIVAGRVEPSGRLPISFARHVGQQPTYYNQLRGQHGDRYADLTQAPAWAFGQGLSYTNVEYSDLALQRSALGVDDVIEAEVTLRNTGERPVRETVQVYVSDLVTSVSWADRELKAFRQVDLEPGETARVRLVLPVSECTIVDADGVRRVEPGAFELQVGRSSRTVDLLTAGFEVIGGP from the coding sequence ATGACCTCGATCCTCACCGACATCGGCACCGAATCCACGAAGGAGGCTCTCCCCTACCAGGACCCGACGCTCACGACGGCCGAACGTGTCCGCGATCTCCTCGGGCGCATGACGCTGGAGGAGAAGGTCGGGCAGATGCTGCAGCTCGACGCGCGCGACGATCTGCACGACCACGTGCTGCGGCGCCACGTCGGCTCGATCCTCCACACGTCGCCGGAGCGCATCGTGGAGGCGAACCGCCTCACCGCCCAGACCCGGCTGCGCATCCCGCTGCTCGTCGGGGAGGACTGCATTCACGGGCACTCGTTCTGGCCGGGCGCCACGATCTACCCGACCCAGCTCGGCATGGCCGCGTCGTGGGATGTGGAGCTCATCGAGCGCGTCGCCCGCGCCAGCGCGGAGGAGGTCGCGGTGACAGGCGTGCACTGGACCTTCTCGCCGGTGCTGTGCATCGCCCGCGACCTCCGCTGGGGCCGGATCAGCGAGACCTTCGGCGAGGACCCGTTCCTCATCGGCGAGCTCGCGAGCGCCATGGTGCGCGGCTACCAGGGCGACGGGCTGGATGACCCGACCGCGATCCTCGCGACGGCCAAGCATTTCGCCGGCTACTCCGAGACGCAGGGCGGCCGGGATGCGAGCGAGGCCGACATCTCGCGGCGGAAGCTCCGCAGCTGGTTTCTGCCTCCGTTCGAGCGCGTCGCCCGCGAAGGGTGCCGCACCTTCATGCTCGGCTACCAGAGCACCGACGGCGTCCCGATCACGGTGAACGACTGGCTGCTCAGCGAGGTGCTCCGCGGGGAGTGGGGCTACACCGGCACCCTCATCACGGACTGGGACAACGTCGGCCGCATGGTCTGGGAGCAGAAGGTGCAGCCGGACTACGCCCATGCAGCGGCCGCGGCGGTCCGGGCCGGGAACGACATGGTCATGACCACGCCGCACTTCTACGAGGGCGCACTGGAGGCTGTCGCACGCGGGATGCTCGCGGAAGACGCCTTCGACGCCGCCGTCGGTCGCATCCTGACCCTCAAGTTCGACCTGGGGCTGTTCGAAGATCCGCGCCTGCCTTCGGCCGAGCTGGATGCGGTGGTCGGCAGCGCCGCGCACGCCGAGGTGAACCTGGAGGTCGCACGCCGTTCGATCGTGCTGCTGGAGAACGACGGAACGCTGCCGCTGACGTCCCCCGGGCTCGAGATCGCGCTGGTCGGTCCCCTCGCGGACGATGCCCAGACGCAGCTCGGCGACTGGGCCGGCGGCTCCGGGCAGGCGGGCTGGCTCGACGGACAGCCGCGCGAGATGATCACCACGGTTCTCGACGGCCTGCGCGCGATCGACGGATGGAACGTCCGCCATGCCCGCGGCGCCGACATCCTCACGCTGGAGGACGACCCGCGGGGCGCGACGTTCCCCGACGGGCAGCCGCGGCCGTCGGTCGTGGTGCCCTCCCCGGTGGATCAGCGCCTGATCGACGAGGCCGTCGCCGCAGCGGAAGCGTCCGACGTTGTCGTCGCGGTGGTCGGCGACCGGATCGAGCTGGTGGGGGAGGGACGCTCCACCGCTACCCTGGAGCTGATCGGCGGTCAGATCGCCCTGCTGGACGCGGTGATCGCCACCGGGAAGCCCGTCGTGGTGGTGCTGCTCGCCTCCAAACCGCTCGTGCTCCCGCCGTCGGTCGCCCGGGCGGCCGCCGTGCTGTGGGTCGCGAACCCCGGCATGCTGGGCGGGCAGGCGATCGCCGAGATCGTCGCCGGCCGCGTGGAGCCGTCGGGCCGGTTGCCCATCTCCTTCGCCCGGCATGTAGGCCAGCAGCCGACGTACTACAACCAGCTCCGCGGGCAGCACGGTGACCGGTACGCCGACCTGACGCAGGCGCCCGCGTGGGCGTTCGGGCAGGGACTGTCGTACACGAACGTCGAGTACTCGGACCTGGCGCTGCAGCGCTCGGCGCTCGGCGTCGACGACGTCATCGAGGCGGAGGTGACGCTGCGGAACACCGGGGAGCGCCCCGTCCGTGAGACGGTGCAGGTCTATGTGAGCGACCTCGTCACCAGCGTGAGCTGGGCCGACCGCGAATTGAAGGCGTTCCGCCAGGTCGACCTGGAACCCGGCGAGACGGCGCGCGTGAGACTGGTCCTCCCGGTCTCGGAGTGCACGATCGTCGACGCGGACGGAGTGCGCCGAGTCGAGCCGGGGGCGTTCGAGCTGCAGGTCGGCCGGTCGTCGCGCACGGTCGATCTGCTGACGGCAGGGTTCGAGGTGATCGGCGGGCCCTAG
- a CDS encoding MFS transporter, whose protein sequence is MNPAARRVQRVYLTLMLGNTLAASLIWGINTLFLLDAGLSNFEAFAANAFFTAGMVIFEIPTGVVADTVGRKASYLLGTITLSVTTGLYWLLWLWHAPFVWWAIVSALLGLGFTFFSGAVDAWLVDALAFAKYAGSLETVFGRGLVVTGISMFVGSVLGGIIAQATNLGVPFLLRAAVLLVMLVFAAIVMKDLGFTPDHSMGPVAATRNVLKQSIDHGLRKRSVRWMILSAPFASGVGIYAFYALQPYLLELYGDTTAYSIAGLAAAILSLAQVAGGVLAPRIRGLFAKRTTTVIGASLVSILVLVALGVISLFWFAVVLLMIWGFVFAVAGPVRQSYLNDMIPSKQRATVLSFDSLFGSLGGVFIQPALGRAADLWGYGTSLVIGGAVQLIGIPFLFASRHEKDPADTNTAHTDAAPIEPGAAAAGDPGAAGPRPT, encoded by the coding sequence ATGAACCCGGCGGCTCGTCGAGTGCAGCGCGTCTACCTGACCTTGATGCTCGGCAACACGCTTGCGGCGTCGTTGATCTGGGGGATCAACACGCTCTTCCTGCTCGACGCCGGGCTGTCGAACTTCGAGGCGTTCGCCGCGAACGCGTTCTTCACCGCCGGCATGGTGATCTTCGAGATCCCGACGGGCGTCGTCGCCGACACCGTCGGGCGGAAGGCGTCCTATCTGCTCGGCACGATCACCCTGTCGGTGACGACCGGCCTGTACTGGTTGCTGTGGCTTTGGCACGCGCCGTTCGTCTGGTGGGCGATCGTGTCGGCACTGCTCGGCCTGGGCTTCACGTTCTTCTCCGGCGCGGTGGACGCCTGGCTCGTCGACGCGCTGGCGTTCGCCAAGTACGCCGGAAGTCTCGAGACCGTGTTCGGCCGCGGCCTGGTCGTCACGGGGATCTCGATGTTTGTCGGGTCGGTTCTCGGCGGCATCATCGCCCAGGCGACCAATCTCGGGGTGCCGTTCCTGCTGAGAGCCGCGGTGCTGCTCGTCATGCTGGTGTTCGCCGCGATCGTGATGAAGGACCTGGGCTTCACGCCCGACCACTCGATGGGCCCGGTCGCGGCGACCAGGAACGTGCTCAAGCAGTCGATCGATCACGGGCTGCGCAAGCGGTCGGTGCGGTGGATGATCCTGTCGGCGCCGTTCGCCTCCGGCGTCGGCATCTACGCCTTCTATGCACTGCAGCCGTATCTGCTCGAGCTGTACGGAGACACGACCGCCTACTCGATCGCCGGACTCGCAGCCGCCATCCTGTCGTTGGCGCAGGTCGCGGGCGGCGTGCTCGCCCCGCGCATCCGGGGACTGTTCGCGAAGCGCACGACGACGGTGATCGGGGCATCGCTGGTGAGCATCCTCGTCCTCGTGGCGCTGGGGGTGATCAGCCTGTTCTGGTTCGCGGTCGTCTTGCTCATGATCTGGGGTTTCGTGTTCGCGGTGGCCGGTCCGGTTCGTCAGTCCTACCTGAACGACATGATCCCGTCGAAGCAGCGTGCGACCGTGCTCTCCTTCGACTCGCTGTTCGGCAGCCTGGGCGGGGTCTTCATCCAGCCCGCGCTCGGGCGCGCGGCCGACCTCTGGGGCTACGGCACGTCGCTGGTCATCGGAGGAGCGGTTCAGCTGATCGGCATCCCGTTCCTGTTCGCCAGCCGGCACGAGAAGGACCCGGCCGACACCAATACGGCGCACACGGATGCGGCACCGATCGAGCCGGGGGCCGCAGCGGCGGGGGACCCGGGTGCGGCCGGCCCGCGGCCGACGTGA
- a CDS encoding ABC transporter substrate-binding protein produces MRSRTSRSLGTAAVVLTGVLALSACAGGSDAASGGGQKVEGGTIVYAHQQEPACVFGGWIEQAYLSYQVLDNLTSLDENHKVVPWLATSWKQSADGLTWTFDLKKGVKFTDGTPLTAEAVAYNFDYWLKGGNSTALVWLDGYYKGAKAIDDTTLQIDLSRPYPRLADNLSQGYFGIQSQHALQTRTKEQNCEAPIGSGAFTVDKWNRGQDIILKKNPAYTSPPANAKHTGPAHVDEIDWKFVADPTTRVAALQGGQVDAIYDVPAVQWNTLKAGGYQLEKYVTPGRPQQISFNTQQGPFTNEKVRQAFAYSLDRKQIVDTIGRGVIPYEGNGGVSQATPGYSEKAAGLYSQNLKRADALLDAAGWTRSGSTGVREKDGATLTVSLPYGAGSIINADGAAILQGVKEQADKVGFDVKLVPVPQSEFFSGKYAGPDTHDLAAGYWTAVTAGILYINWRPSTPDHPNYSNAAFYNDPTLEKFILDGNSASTVDAQNAAYTQAQDYIAEHALSIGVYDRLSTLAVSTKLHDVWQEHAQGGPTFYDAYFTK; encoded by the coding sequence ATGCGTTCCCGTACCTCACGTTCACTCGGCACCGCCGCCGTGGTCCTGACCGGAGTGCTCGCGCTGTCGGCCTGCGCCGGCGGCTCCGATGCCGCGAGCGGCGGCGGCCAGAAGGTCGAGGGCGGCACCATCGTGTACGCCCACCAGCAGGAGCCGGCGTGCGTGTTCGGCGGCTGGATCGAGCAGGCCTACCTCTCGTACCAGGTGCTCGACAACCTGACCTCGCTGGACGAGAACCACAAGGTCGTCCCCTGGCTCGCGACGTCATGGAAGCAGTCCGCCGACGGCCTCACCTGGACCTTCGACCTCAAGAAGGGCGTGAAGTTCACCGACGGCACGCCCCTGACCGCCGAGGCGGTCGCCTACAACTTCGACTACTGGCTGAAGGGCGGCAACAGCACCGCGCTCGTCTGGCTCGACGGCTACTACAAGGGCGCGAAGGCGATCGACGACACCACGCTGCAGATCGACCTGTCGCGGCCCTACCCGCGGCTGGCCGACAACCTCTCGCAGGGCTACTTCGGCATCCAGTCGCAGCACGCCCTGCAGACGCGCACCAAGGAGCAGAACTGCGAGGCGCCGATCGGCTCCGGTGCGTTCACCGTCGACAAGTGGAACCGCGGCCAGGACATCATCCTGAAGAAGAACCCGGCCTACACGTCGCCGCCGGCGAACGCCAAGCACACCGGCCCCGCCCACGTGGACGAGATCGACTGGAAGTTCGTCGCCGACCCGACCACGCGGGTCGCCGCGCTGCAGGGCGGCCAGGTGGATGCGATCTACGATGTCCCCGCAGTGCAGTGGAACACGCTCAAGGCGGGCGGCTACCAGCTCGAGAAGTACGTCACCCCTGGTCGTCCGCAGCAGATCTCGTTCAACACCCAGCAGGGTCCGTTCACGAATGAGAAGGTGCGCCAGGCGTTCGCCTACAGCCTGGATCGCAAGCAGATCGTCGACACCATCGGCCGCGGCGTCATCCCCTACGAGGGCAACGGCGGCGTCAGCCAGGCGACCCCCGGCTACAGCGAGAAGGCGGCCGGGCTCTACAGCCAGAACCTGAAGAGGGCGGACGCGCTGCTCGACGCCGCGGGGTGGACGCGCAGCGGCAGCACGGGCGTCCGCGAGAAGGATGGCGCCACGCTGACCGTCTCGCTGCCGTACGGCGCGGGCTCCATCATCAACGCGGACGGCGCGGCGATCCTGCAGGGCGTCAAGGAGCAGGCCGACAAGGTCGGCTTCGACGTCAAGCTCGTCCCGGTGCCCCAGAGCGAGTTCTTCTCCGGCAAGTACGCCGGGCCGGACACGCACGATCTGGCGGCGGGATACTGGACGGCCGTCACCGCGGGCATCCTCTACATCAACTGGCGTCCGTCGACCCCCGATCACCCGAACTACTCGAACGCGGCGTTCTACAACGACCCGACGCTCGAGAAGTTCATCCTCGACGGCAACTCCGCCTCGACGGTCGACGCCCAGAATGCGGCCTACACGCAGGCCCAGGACTACATCGCCGAGCACGCGCTGTCGATCGGCGTGTACGACCGGCTGAGCACGCTGGCCGTCTCGACCAAGCTCCACGACGTCTGGCAGGAGCACGCGCAGGGAGGACCGACGTTCTATGACGCGTACTTCACCAAGTGA
- a CDS encoding ABC transporter permease, whose product MTRTSPSELTAAPGGPAAAGPIAQNAIRPRRVRAVGFTLLRKVGAALVVLWGAATVAFFAQLALPGDRATTILNIRAGQAQARTPEELAQINQQYGLTKPVILQYVDYLRGLISGDFGTSYQQYRPVTAIIGEQLGSTLTLSLVAIAFAWLIMVVWVTLTAGRGPRVSGVGSTVDVVTAGLPAYWLGIILLLVFGLGLHWFPIISGTSPAGIVLPALTLAIPLAGFMAQSVRTEFERSLDQPFVLSARMRGMGEWGIRLRHVLRHAVIPAVTLSGWALGATLSGAVIVESIFSRPGIGSVLVSAVNSQDLPVVTGIVTLVAVVYVAANLIVDVVYTVIDPRLELT is encoded by the coding sequence ATGACGCGTACTTCACCAAGTGAGCTGACCGCCGCACCCGGTGGTCCGGCGGCCGCGGGGCCGATCGCGCAGAACGCGATCCGGCCCCGGCGGGTCCGCGCTGTCGGCTTCACCCTTCTCCGCAAGGTCGGCGCAGCACTCGTCGTGCTGTGGGGTGCGGCGACCGTCGCGTTCTTCGCCCAGCTCGCGCTGCCGGGCGACCGCGCGACGACCATCCTGAACATCCGGGCGGGTCAGGCGCAGGCGCGCACGCCGGAGGAGCTGGCCCAGATCAATCAGCAGTACGGGCTCACCAAGCCGGTGATCCTGCAGTACGTCGACTACCTCCGCGGGCTGATCTCCGGAGACTTCGGGACGTCGTACCAGCAGTACCGGCCGGTCACCGCGATCATCGGCGAGCAGCTGGGCAGCACGCTGACGCTCTCGCTTGTCGCGATCGCGTTCGCCTGGCTGATCATGGTCGTCTGGGTCACCCTGACGGCCGGACGCGGCCCGCGCGTGAGCGGCGTCGGTTCGACGGTGGATGTGGTCACCGCCGGGCTCCCCGCCTACTGGCTCGGCATCATCCTGCTGCTCGTCTTCGGCCTCGGGCTGCACTGGTTCCCGATCATCAGCGGCACCTCGCCCGCCGGGATCGTGCTGCCCGCGCTGACGCTCGCCATCCCTCTCGCGGGCTTCATGGCGCAGAGCGTGCGGACCGAGTTCGAGCGCTCGCTCGACCAGCCGTTCGTCCTCTCGGCGCGGATGCGCGGGATGGGCGAGTGGGGAATCCGGCTCCGTCACGTGCTGCGGCACGCGGTCATTCCGGCCGTGACGCTGTCGGGGTGGGCGCTCGGCGCGACCCTCTCGGGTGCGGTGATCGTCGAGTCGATCTTCTCGCGCCCCGGGATCGGGTCGGTGCTCGTCAGCGCGGTGAACTCGCAGGACCTCCCGGTCGTCACCGGGATCGTCACGCTCGTCGCGGTCGTCTACGTGGCCGCGAACCTCATCGTGGACGTCGTCTACACCGTCATCGACCCCCGCCTGGAGCTGACATGA
- a CDS encoding ABC transporter ATP-binding protein, with translation MSIIERRTSTSEDVVEELDWPATRLRVRNLRTAFRVEGALRPVVRGVSFDLRPGECVAIVGESGSGKSVTARSLVGLAGRSASVEADELTIHHEDVRAFTAGQWQRIRGRDIGFVLQDALVSLDPLRPVGREIDEALRLHGWGSRKARRERVLDLLTRVGVPFPAVRAKQRPDQLSGGLRQRALIASAIALDPDIVIADEPTTALDVTVQAQVLDQLEGMKERGASVILISHDLSVVARLADQILVMRGGEVLEQGPAAQVLGDPRHEYTRALIAAVPSEATRGHALTPGAAPVAAKPAPGAVVLEATDLVKRFQTSDGTVTTAVDRVSFALHAGETLGIVGESGSGKSTTARLALGLESLDGGAVRLLGEPWAPLAESRRRGLRSRIAVVYQDPLSSFDPRWNVERILLDALRGESVATAADRRARVLQLLAQVGLPENVLPRFPLKLSGGQRQRVAIARALAPRPDVIVLDEAVSALDVTIQAQILDLLAALQRESGVAYLFISHDLGVISHLSDRVIVMKDGVVMEEGTPEDVFERPAHPYTRALIAAIPEFDPQGARTVTTPESETAA, from the coding sequence ATGAGCATCATCGAACGCCGCACCTCGACGAGCGAGGACGTCGTGGAGGAGCTGGACTGGCCGGCGACCCGGCTGCGCGTGCGCAACCTGCGCACGGCCTTCCGGGTGGAGGGCGCGCTGCGGCCGGTCGTACGCGGCGTGAGCTTCGACCTGCGGCCGGGGGAGTGCGTCGCGATCGTCGGCGAGTCCGGTTCGGGCAAGTCGGTCACCGCGCGCTCGCTGGTCGGGCTGGCCGGACGCTCGGCGAGTGTCGAAGCCGACGAGCTGACCATCCACCACGAGGACGTGCGCGCGTTCACGGCGGGGCAGTGGCAGCGCATCCGCGGACGGGACATCGGCTTCGTGCTGCAGGATGCACTGGTGTCGCTCGACCCGCTGCGCCCGGTCGGCCGCGAGATCGACGAGGCGTTGCGGCTGCACGGCTGGGGGAGCCGGAAGGCGCGGCGCGAGCGGGTGCTCGACCTGCTGACGCGCGTGGGCGTGCCGTTCCCGGCCGTCCGGGCGAAGCAGCGGCCGGATCAGCTCTCCGGCGGCCTCCGCCAGCGCGCGCTGATCGCCTCCGCCATCGCCCTCGACCCGGACATCGTGATCGCCGACGAGCCGACCACGGCCCTGGATGTGACGGTCCAGGCGCAGGTGCTCGACCAGCTGGAAGGCATGAAGGAGCGCGGTGCCTCCGTCATCCTGATCAGCCACGACCTCTCGGTGGTGGCCCGCCTCGCGGACCAGATCCTGGTGATGCGCGGCGGCGAGGTGCTGGAGCAGGGGCCGGCCGCACAGGTGCTCGGCGACCCGCGGCACGAGTACACGCGCGCCCTGATCGCCGCGGTGCCGAGCGAGGCGACGCGCGGTCACGCACTCACGCCGGGTGCTGCGCCGGTGGCGGCCAAGCCGGCGCCCGGTGCCGTCGTTCTGGAGGCGACCGACCTGGTGAAGCGGTTCCAGACCTCGGACGGCACCGTTACCACCGCCGTGGACCGGGTCTCGTTCGCGCTGCACGCGGGCGAGACGCTCGGCATCGTCGGCGAATCGGGGTCGGGCAAGAGCACGACCGCGCGCCTCGCCCTCGGGCTGGAATCGCTCGACGGCGGCGCGGTGCGGCTGCTCGGCGAGCCGTGGGCGCCACTGGCGGAGAGCCGCCGCCGCGGGCTGCGCAGCCGGATCGCCGTGGTCTACCAGGACCCGCTGAGCTCGTTCGATCCGCGCTGGAACGTGGAACGCATCCTGCTCGACGCCCTCCGCGGGGAGTCAGTCGCCACGGCGGCCGACCGGCGCGCACGCGTTCTGCAACTGCTGGCCCAGGTCGGGCTGCCGGAGAACGTGCTGCCGCGGTTCCCGCTGAAGCTGTCCGGCGGCCAGCGCCAGCGCGTCGCGATCGCCCGCGCGCTCGCTCCGCGCCCCGACGTCATCGTGCTCGACGAGGCCGTGTCGGCGCTCGACGTCACCATCCAGGCGCAGATCCTCGACCTCCTCGCCGCCCTTCAGCGGGAGTCGGGCGTCGCCTACCTGTTCATCTCGCACGACCTCGGCGTCATCAGCCACCTCAGCGACCGCGTGATCGTGATGAAGGATGGGGTGGTGATGGAGGAGGGCACGCCGGAGGATGTGTTCGAGCGCCCCGCGCATCCCTACACACGTGCCCTGATCGCCGCCATCCCCGAGTTCGACCCGCAGGGCGCTCGGACCGTCACCACCCCCGAAAGCGAGACCGCCGCATGA
- the ligD gene encoding non-homologous end-joining DNA ligase — protein MSPSSKSETFLEVEGQEVRISSPEKVVFPEPGLTKLDLARYYVAVAEGALRGAGGRPMVLKRFVKGLSQEPFFQKRVPEGHPPYIDTATLRYASGTSAEEAVVRDAAGLAWVSNLGCLDLNPHAVRAEDLDHPDELRVDLDPMPGVDWSQIVDVAFVAREVLDDHGLVGWPKTSGSRGLHILIRIAPQWTFADVRLAAETLAREVENRAPGLATARWWKEERGESVFVDFNQNAKDRTVASAYSIRALPDARVSTPLDWDEVRSRRPEEFTVPTVLTRFAEIGDPHEGIDDAAGSLTALLALAKKLGPAEKPPRAGDGAGRRVSQMPLIEVARTKTKPEAVEALEQWKAAHPEAVEHLHPADELIDGMRGSSSLWYRVRLNLQHVPEADRPEQEPLLADYDPWAGRQWPGSA, from the coding sequence ATGAGTCCGTCGTCGAAGTCCGAGACGTTCCTCGAGGTGGAGGGGCAGGAGGTGCGGATCTCCAGCCCGGAGAAGGTGGTGTTCCCGGAGCCCGGGCTGACGAAGCTCGACCTTGCGCGGTACTACGTCGCGGTGGCGGAGGGGGCGCTGCGCGGCGCCGGCGGGCGGCCGATGGTCTTGAAGCGCTTCGTGAAGGGACTGTCGCAGGAGCCCTTCTTCCAGAAGCGCGTGCCCGAGGGGCACCCTCCGTATATCGATACCGCGACTCTCCGCTATGCGAGCGGGACGTCGGCGGAGGAGGCGGTGGTCCGGGATGCCGCCGGGCTCGCCTGGGTGTCCAACCTCGGCTGTCTCGACCTCAACCCGCACGCCGTCCGGGCCGAGGACCTCGACCATCCCGACGAGCTCCGCGTCGACCTGGACCCGATGCCGGGCGTCGACTGGTCGCAGATCGTCGACGTCGCCTTCGTCGCCCGTGAAGTGCTCGACGACCACGGCCTCGTCGGCTGGCCCAAGACGAGCGGGTCGCGCGGGCTGCACATCCTGATCCGCATCGCGCCGCAGTGGACCTTCGCCGACGTCCGGCTGGCCGCCGAGACGCTGGCCCGCGAGGTCGAGAACCGCGCACCGGGGCTCGCCACCGCGCGCTGGTGGAAGGAGGAGCGCGGCGAGAGCGTCTTCGTCGACTTCAACCAGAACGCGAAAGACCGCACGGTCGCCTCCGCCTACTCGATCCGCGCCCTGCCCGACGCCCGCGTCTCCACCCCGCTCGACTGGGACGAAGTGCGCTCCCGCCGGCCCGAGGAGTTCACCGTGCCGACCGTGCTGACCCGGTTCGCCGAGATCGGCGACCCGCACGAGGGCATCGACGACGCCGCCGGTTCGCTCACCGCGCTGCTCGCCCTGGCGAAGAAGCTGGGGCCGGCCGAGAAGCCGCCGCGCGCCGGTGACGGCGCGGGGCGCCGCGTCTCGCAGATGCCGCTCATCGAGGTCGCCCGCACCAAGACGAAGCCGGAAGCGGTGGAGGCGCTGGAGCAGTGGAAGGCCGCACATCCCGAGGCCGTCGAGCACCTGCATCCCGCCGACGAGTTGATCGACGGGATGCGCGGCTCGAGCTCGCTCTGGTATCGCGTGCGCCTCAACCTGCAGCACGTCCCCGAGGCCGACCGGCCCGAGCAGGAGCCACTGCTCGCCGACTACGACCCGTGGGCGGGGCGCCAGTGGCCCGGCAGCGCGTGA